The Malus domestica chromosome 10, GDT2T_hap1 genome contains a region encoding:
- the LOC108169443 gene encoding uncharacterized protein, whose product MDRQWIQNHNRCVVEYLDGIDEFIKFATRHNLGSTHIRCPCRRCNNSMRETFENVRFHLVRNGMMETYTTWYHHGERLDQPSSSYMTRVETVESNVDPNEQVMDILNDVYPYASTNTNEEGGDDSRPTMDSEAFKKYEKLLKNAKQELYSGCENFSVLMAIVELMHGKIKFHLSNKCFDYFLGVIKRMLPKDNCLPEDHKSAQKVLKGLRLGYEKIHACVNNCILFYKENIQLDKCPVCNEPRFKMTSQNRKTKIPQKVMRYLPLKPRLQRLYMSMHTAIDMRWHKERRVNDDVMRYPADGEAWKEFDRMYPDFAADPRNIDWDLPPIDLIRSGF is encoded by the coding sequence ATGGACAGACAGTGGATACAGAATCATAATAGATGTGTTGTTGAGTACTTGGATGGAATAGATGAGTTCATTAAATTCGCAACTAGACACAACCTAGGTTCAACTCATATCCGATGTCCGtgtaggaggtgtaacaacTCAATGAGGGAGACATTCGAaaatgttcgatttcatttagtaagaAATGGGATGATGGAGACCTATACTACTTGGTATCATCATGGAGAACGATTAGACCAACCTTCGTCTTCATATATGACACGAGTGGAGACTGTTGAATCTAATGTGGATCCTAATGAACAAGTTATGGATATTCTAAATGACGTTTATCCATACGCCTCGACCAACACCAATGAGGAAGGGGGAGATGACAGTCGTCCAACCATGGACAGTGAGGCAttcaaaaaatatgaaaaactattgaAAAATGCCAAGCAAGAATTATATTCGGGTTGCGAGAACTTTTCGGTGCTTATGGCAATTGTGGAGTTGATGCATGGCAAGATCAAGTTTCATTTGTCAAACAagtgttttgattactttttgggAGTTATCAAGAGGATGCTTCCAAAGGACAATTGTTTACCTGAAGATCATAAAAGTGCCCAAAAAGTGTTGAAGGGTCTCAGATTGGGGTATGAAAAAATTCACGCATGTGTAAATAATTGTATATTGTTCTATAAGGAGAACATACAGTTGGATAAATGCCCTGTATGCAATGAGCCGAGGTTTAAAATGACATCGCAGAATAGAAAGACCAAGATTCCACAAAAAGTAATGCGTTATCTTCCATTAAAGCCTAGGTTGCAGCGATTGTACATGTCGATGCATACGGCAATCGATATGAGATGGCATAAAGAAAGACGAGTAAATGACGATGTGATGAGGTATCCTGCAGACGGAGAGGCATGGAAAGAATTTGATCGGATGTACCCTGATTTTGCAGCTGACCCGCGAAACATAGATTGGGACTTGCCACCAATTGATTTAATCCGTTCGGGGTTCTAA